GAGGGTAGGCAGATGAAATACCGCAGGTCTTTGGGGGTTGTGGCTGGGGTTGTGGCGCTGATGGCTGGGACGACCGTTCTGCATGGTGGGCAGAGTTCGCTTGCGGCGCAGGGTCTGCCTTTCTGGTCTGGGCGCACCGTTCTCGGGGGAGCGATGGGCGCTGGCTCACACAAGTACGCGACGCAAGGGTACCTCGGGGTGGAGACGCGCGATGTTAGCGACGATCAGGTTGGTTCGCTGCGGATGAAAGAGGCGCGTGGGGCGGAGATTGTGAGTCTGGATCACGATGGACCGGCGTGCAAAGCAGGGATGCGAATGCACGATGTGATTTTGCAGATGAACGGCCAGGGGGTTGACGGCCAGGAGCAGTTGAAGCGGTTGCTGCGCGATCAACCAGTGGGACGAACGGTGAGCTTCGTGATCAGTCGCGATGGACAGACGATGACGATGACGATGCAGATGGCGGACCGGCTGACGGTGGGACAGCAGGCGTGGGAGCAGCACTATACGGTTCCAGCTCCGGGGAGCGGGCCTTCGGGGTCAGTACGCGGTGGGAATAGTTTTATGGGCGGCGGCTCGACCTCGTCCGGGACCACGGCGATTCCCAAGGGGCATCGAGAGATGCTGGCGATGAATATGATTTTGAGTTCGTCCTACACTGGCGCTCAGCTTGAGGTGATGGGGCCGCAGCTGGCGGGATTTTTTGGCGCAGAGGGCGGAGCGGGGCTGCTGGTGCGGAGCGTCGACAGCAACAGCCCGGCGGAACAGGCTGGGTTGAAGGCAGGAGATGTGGTGGTGCGGGTAAACTCGATCGCTGTTTCGAGCGGAACCGACTGGACGAAGACGATCCATGACAACAGAGGGCGGCCGTTGCCGGTGGTGGTGATTCGCGACAAGCAGGAGCAGACGTTGACCCTGACGCCGGATACAAAGAAGCGCTCGTGTGTGATTCCGGGGTTTGGGCTG
This Tunturibacter gelidoferens DNA region includes the following protein-coding sequences:
- a CDS encoding PDZ domain-containing protein, giving the protein MKYRRSLGVVAGVVALMAGTTVLHGGQSSLAAQGLPFWSGRTVLGGAMGAGSHKYATQGYLGVETRDVSDDQVGSLRMKEARGAEIVSLDHDGPACKAGMRMHDVILQMNGQGVDGQEQLKRLLRDQPVGRTVSFVISRDGQTMTMTMQMADRLTVGQQAWEQHYTVPAPGSGPSGSVRGGNSFMGGGSTSSGTTAIPKGHREMLAMNMILSSSYTGAQLEVMGPQLAGFFGAEGGAGLLVRSVDSNSPAEQAGLKAGDVVVRVNSIAVSSGTDWTKTIHDNRGRPLPVVVIRDKQEQTLTLTPDTKKRSCVIPGFGLEEFFGETGQYTRELLAKL